AGACTGTCGAAGACCTCATCAGCGACGTCGAAGACGCCCGCGAGCAGGTCGGCGACCTGACCTCGACGATTCCGCAGCTCCGGAGCACCTTAGAGGAGTTCGAGGACGCTCCCGAGGCCGACACCGACGCGGACGCCGAAGAGGCCGAAGCGTAACTATCGCTCTGCAACGCGGTCCAGCAGCGCCAGCAGTGCCGTCGTCGCCTCCTCCAGCAGCTGCTCGCCACGTTCCTGACTCCCCACACCGGGGTCGCCGACGCAACCGTTCTCGCTGAACTCACTCGTGTCGTAGGCCAGGTTCACGCCGCTTACCCACTCGCCCCAGCCGTCGGCACCGCCATCGGCGGCGTCGTCGAGCCGGTCCTCGCGGACCAGGTCGGGGTGGGTCGCCTGCAGGAGGCTCGTCTCGACCGGGCCGCCGTGGCCCATATCCGGCGCGTCGACGCCGTCGAACCAGGTAAAGGCCCACGCGTCGGCCTCGTCGTGGCGCGTGATCCGGGCACAGACCTCCCGCAGGGGGTCGACGTTGCCGCCGTGGCCGTTGACGACGACTACGCGGGTCCAGCCGTGGTGGGCGAGGCTGGCGACGGTCTCGCGGACGTAGTCACGGAAGGTGTCCTCGCTGACCCACAGCGTCCCCGCGAAATCGCGGTGTTCCTCGGCGACGCCGACTTGGATGGGCGGCGCGACGACGACCTCGTCGTCGTATTCGGTTTCGGCGGCGTCGGCGACGGCCGCTGCGGTCAGCGAGTCCGTGCCCAGTGGTGCGTGGGGGCCGTGCTGTTCGGTGCTGCCGACCGGCAGGACCGCCAGGTCGGTGTCCGTGGCCTCGGCTTCGGGCCACGTGGCGTCGCT
This sequence is a window from Haloarcula salinisoli. Protein-coding genes within it:
- a CDS encoding creatininase family protein; this encodes MHLSDATWPEAEATDTDLAVLPVGSTEQHGPHAPLGTDSLTAAAVADAAETEYDDEVVVAPPIQVGVAEEHRDFAGTLWVSEDTFRDYVRETVASLAHHGWTRVVVVNGHGGNVDPLREVCARITRHDEADAWAFTWFDGVDAPDMGHGGPVETSLLQATHPDLVREDRLDDAADGGADGWGEWVSGVNLAYDTSEFSENGCVGDPGVGSQERGEQLLEEATTALLALLDRVAER